In one window of Mesotoga infera DNA:
- a CDS encoding ABC transporter ATP-binding protein, translated as MSQVLTVEDLTVEFKLPEGKLRAPDGISFSVGEREVLGIVGESGSGKSVTALSLMGLIPSPPGTVKAGKMEFMGENLLKEAENIRGKRISMVFQNPLNSLNPSMKIGAQLVEVLVNHMNMSKIEAREKSILMMKSLGIPSPENLLNRYPFEYSGGMRQRIMIAMAMLCNPKLLIADEPTTALDVTIQSQILYLFRELKQKFETSLIFITHDLGVIAQIADRVMVMYAGKQVENASVEEIFKNPKHPYTIGLLDSVPKLIPEKRKERLLSIKGNVPGLLEPPKGCRFHPRCSRAMKICAEEEPPAFKVDSSTVWCWLHKSEVVKNENA; from the coding sequence TTGAGCCAGGTACTTACCGTTGAAGATCTTACGGTAGAATTCAAGCTGCCGGAAGGTAAGCTTCGCGCGCCGGATGGCATAAGTTTTTCGGTGGGCGAAAGAGAAGTTCTTGGAATAGTGGGTGAAAGCGGTTCCGGAAAGAGCGTTACGGCCCTTTCTTTAATGGGTTTGATACCGTCGCCTCCGGGAACTGTCAAGGCAGGGAAGATGGAATTTATGGGGGAGAATCTTCTCAAAGAAGCCGAGAATATCAGGGGAAAGAGAATTTCTATGGTCTTCCAGAACCCTCTTAACTCGCTCAATCCGTCGATGAAGATTGGGGCTCAGTTGGTCGAGGTGCTTGTCAATCATATGAATATGAGCAAGATTGAAGCAAGAGAAAAGTCGATTCTAATGATGAAGAGCCTGGGAATCCCCTCTCCCGAGAATCTTCTGAATCGTTACCCTTTTGAGTATAGCGGAGGTATGCGGCAGAGGATCATGATTGCAATGGCAATGCTGTGCAATCCGAAACTACTTATTGCTGACGAACCTACAACGGCTCTCGATGTTACCATTCAGTCTCAGATACTCTACCTTTTCCGTGAGCTGAAGCAGAAGTTCGAGACTTCGCTCATTTTCATAACGCATGATCTGGGAGTGATTGCCCAAATCGCTGACAGGGTAATGGTCATGTATGCAGGCAAACAGGTGGAGAACGCTAGTGTTGAAGAGATTTTCAAAAACCCCAAACATCCGTATACTATCGGGCTGCTTGATTCTGTACCGAAATTGATTCCGGAGAAGAGAAAGGAAAGGCTCCTTTCGATAAAGGGCAATGTTCCCGGCCTTCTTGAACCTCCGAAAGGCTGCCGTTTTCATCCAAGGTGCAGCAGAGCGATGAAGATCTGTGCTGAGGAGGAGCCGCCGGCCTTCAAAGTGGACTCTTCCACTGTCTGGTGTTGGCTCCATAAGAGTGAGGTCGTTAAGAATGAGAATGCTTGA